A region from the Equus asinus isolate D_3611 breed Donkey chromosome 3, EquAss-T2T_v2, whole genome shotgun sequence genome encodes:
- the AREG gene encoding amphiregulin, with translation MRAPLLPPAPVVLSLLILGSAHYAAGLDVNDTYSGKEEPFSGDHSADGFEVTSGSEISPVSEMPSSSELPLGLDYDYEEEYDNEPQISGYIVDDSIRVEQVVKPKKNKTESEKTSDKPKRKKKGGKNGKNRRNKKKKNPCDAEFQNFCIHGECKYIEHLEAVTCQCHQDYFGERCGEKSMKTHSMVDSNLSKIALAAIAAFVSAVSFTAVAVVITIQLRKRYFRHCEGEAEERKKLRQENGNAHTIA, from the exons ATGAGAGCCCCGCTGCTGCCGCCGGCGCCGGTGGTGCTGTCGCTCTTGATCCTCGGCTCAG CCCATTATGCTGCTGGATTGGATGTCAATGACACCTACTCTGGAAAAGAGGAACCGTTTTCTGGGGACCACAGTGCTGATGGGTTTGAGGTGACCTCAGGAAGTGAGATCTCCCCTGTGAGTGAAATGCCTTCTAGTAGCGAACTGCCCTTGGGTCTCGACTATGACTATGAAGAAGAGTATGACAACGAACCACAAATATCCGGCTATATTGTAGACGATTCCATCAGAG ttgAACAGGTAGTTAagcccaagaaaaacaaaacagagagtgAAAAGACTTCAGATAaacccaaaagaaagaaaaagggaggcaaaaatggaaaaaatagaagaaacaaaaagaagaaaaatccatgtGATGCAGAATTCCAAAATTTCTGCATTCATGGAGAATGCAAATATATAGAGCACCTGGAAGCAGTAACGTGCCA GTGTCATCAGGATTACTTTGGTGAGCGGTGTGGGGAAAAGTCCATGAAGACTCACAGCATGGTTGACAGTAATTTATCAAAAATTGCTTTAGCGGCCATCGCTGCCTTTGTCTCTGCCGTGAGCTTCACagctgttgctgttgttattacaATCCA GCTTCGAAAACGATACTTCAGGCACTGTGAGGGAGAAGCTGAAGAACGAAAGAAACTTCgacaagaaaatggaaatgcaCATACCATAGCATAA